Proteins from a single region of Nitrospirota bacterium:
- a CDS encoding MogA/MoaB family molybdenum cofactor biosynthesis protein, with translation MITAAILTLSDKGSRGEREDLGGPLIRDMLRTISAEVLHYVIIPDEKELIKEKLIEHSNNVDLVITTGGTGLSPRDVAPDATLEVIDREIPGIAEAMRMAGLKKTNRAMLSRAVAGSKGKTLIINLPGSPKAVKEGLDAIMDVIPHAIEKIKGSTEDCALTEGMCR, from the coding sequence ATGATAACAGCAGCCATACTCACTCTCAGTGACAAAGGCTCCCGCGGCGAACGCGAGGACCTGGGCGGCCCCCTGATCAGGGATATGCTCAGGACGATCAGTGCAGAAGTGCTTCACTACGTGATAATCCCCGACGAAAAAGAATTGATTAAAGAAAAACTGATCGAGCACAGTAACAACGTTGATCTTGTTATCACTACCGGCGGCACCGGACTCTCACCAAGGGATGTGGCGCCGGATGCAACGCTTGAGGTGATCGACAGGGAGATTCCGGGCATTGCCGAGGCAATGCGGATGGCAGGGCTTAAGAAGACGAACAGGGCTATGCTTTCCCGCGCCGTGGCAGGTAGTAAGGGCAAGACATTAATCATCAACCTGCCTGGAAGTCCAAAGGCAGTGAAAGAAGGATTAGACGCGATTATGGATGTGATACCGCATGCAATAGAGAAGATCAAGGGCAGCACCGAGGACTGCGCGCTGACCGAAGGAATGTGCAGATGA
- a CDS encoding NAD(P)H-binding protein — MIVIAGASGFVGGHLVDFLLSKGHKLKCLVHSGKAKDLLIRKGAEVVQGDITQPHTLKGLLNPGDIVIHLVGIIEEKGTSAFHAVHVDGTKNLIEEAQRAGAGHFFYQSALGADMSSWSGYLKTKAEAEEIVKQSGLSYTIFRPSLIIGPWDGFTKKIMEMLKFSPVIPLPGEGKAKFQPIYIRDWLACIGMVIDDPAKFIGSFDIGGPEHLSYRQIVESLSKAMGHRRPTFSIPMGFMKLSASILERFFPSPLVTTDQLRLLEQDNISAVDIIRRNFGFEPIMFSTALREFIR; from the coding sequence ATGATTGTTATTGCCGGCGCATCAGGCTTTGTCGGCGGGCATCTTGTAGATTTTCTCCTTTCAAAAGGGCATAAGCTCAAATGTCTGGTTCATTCCGGGAAGGCAAAGGATCTGCTCATCCGGAAGGGCGCAGAGGTCGTCCAGGGCGACATTACGCAGCCCCATACCCTGAAGGGTCTTCTCAATCCTGGAGACATAGTCATTCATCTCGTCGGGATTATAGAAGAAAAAGGCACCTCTGCATTTCATGCCGTCCATGTAGATGGCACAAAAAATCTGATTGAAGAAGCACAACGCGCCGGGGCCGGGCATTTCTTTTATCAATCAGCACTGGGGGCGGACATGTCCTCCTGGTCAGGGTATCTGAAGACAAAGGCAGAGGCTGAAGAGATCGTCAAGCAGAGCGGTCTGTCGTATACCATATTCCGGCCGTCCCTGATCATCGGTCCCTGGGACGGGTTCACGAAAAAGATCATGGAGATGCTGAAGTTTTCTCCGGTCATTCCTCTGCCGGGAGAGGGCAAGGCGAAATTCCAGCCGATCTATATAAGAGACTGGCTCGCCTGCATTGGCATGGTCATTGATGATCCGGCAAAATTCATCGGGTCCTTTGATATCGGCGGACCTGAGCATCTCTCGTATCGTCAGATCGTTGAAAGTCTCTCAAAGGCCATGGGCCACAGGAGGCCGACGTTCAGTATTCCGATGGGGTTTATGAAGCTCAGTGCCTCGATCCTCGAGCGGTTTTTCCCTTCTCCGCTGGTTACGACCGACCAGCTTCGCCTGCTTGAACAGGACAATATCTCGGCTGTTGATATCATCAGAAGGAACTTTGGTTTTGAGCCGATCATGTTTTCCACTGCCCTCAGGGAGTTTATTCGATAG
- a CDS encoding response regulator — protein MKTLIADDNADDRKILRCLLEHHGCQVTEAADGQEALELVALHLPDLIISDALMPRMDGFQFLRAVRTDKALQSVPFVFYSATYTGEEEAALAISLGADAFIIKPKDLVEFWDELNNIVKGCRLRDMTELRAVPIKEDHDYLLKYSNIVANKLEEKVKELENALAQRKQAEEDQRNLQNQLRHSQKLEAIGTLAGGIAHDFNNILSVIVGYANLMEVKMPEGDSMMPYLKEILAAAERATHLSEGLLIFSRKQARELRPVDVNDLVRGMQKMVLRIIGADIEATIILADEKLMVMGDYGQLEQVLMNFVTNARDAMPDGGPLAIRTALFEADNEFPHAHGSGKPGRYALISVSDAGKGMDQEICEKIFEPFFTTKEVGKGTGLGLAIVYGIVQQHNGYINFCSEPGKGTTFKVYLPLVHHESSEVKEADTEASPRGTETILLADDDPNVRKLTKDMLEHFGYAVLEAQDGAEAVRQFSANRERIDLLLFDVIMPKKSGKEAWDEIRQIRSDVKVLFVSGYPDNIIRKKGIAEDPHLYFMQKPVMMKRFLKTIREILDRKE, from the coding sequence ATGAAGACCCTGATTGCTGATGACAATGCTGATGACAGGAAGATCCTGCGGTGCCTTCTTGAACACCACGGCTGTCAGGTGACAGAAGCTGCCGATGGTCAGGAGGCCCTTGAGCTAGTGGCCCTTCATCTGCCCGACCTGATCATTTCGGATGCGCTCATGCCCCGGATGGACGGTTTCCAGTTTTTGAGAGCTGTCAGGACTGATAAGGCGCTGCAGTCCGTTCCGTTTGTCTTTTATTCTGCCACCTATACGGGGGAAGAAGAAGCTGCGCTTGCGATTTCATTGGGCGCAGATGCCTTTATCATCAAGCCCAAAGACCTTGTCGAATTCTGGGACGAGCTGAACAATATTGTAAAGGGGTGCCGTCTCAGAGATATGACGGAGTTGCGGGCTGTACCCATCAAAGAAGATCACGACTATCTTTTGAAATACAGCAACATCGTGGCAAACAAACTTGAGGAAAAGGTGAAGGAGCTTGAGAATGCCCTTGCCCAGCGCAAACAGGCCGAGGAGGATCAGAGGAATCTTCAGAATCAGCTGCGTCACTCCCAGAAACTTGAGGCAATCGGGACCCTTGCCGGAGGTATTGCGCACGATTTCAATAATATCCTCAGTGTAATAGTGGGATACGCTAACCTGATGGAGGTGAAGATGCCGGAAGGCGACTCCATGATGCCCTATCTGAAGGAGATCCTTGCCGCGGCAGAGCGTGCGACCCACCTTAGCGAGGGGCTGCTGATTTTCAGCAGAAAACAGGCCAGGGAACTGAGGCCTGTTGATGTCAATGATCTGGTCAGGGGAATGCAGAAAATGGTGCTCAGGATTATCGGTGCGGATATTGAGGCAACTATTATCCTTGCTGATGAAAAACTGATGGTAATGGGAGATTACGGACAGCTCGAGCAGGTGCTGATGAACTTTGTTACGAACGCGCGGGATGCCATGCCAGATGGAGGCCCCTTGGCTATACGAACAGCGCTTTTTGAGGCAGACAATGAATTTCCCCATGCGCATGGATCTGGAAAGCCCGGCAGATATGCGCTCATTTCAGTCTCTGATGCAGGCAAAGGTATGGATCAGGAAATATGCGAGAAGATATTTGAGCCGTTTTTCACTACGAAAGAGGTGGGTAAAGGCACTGGCCTGGGTCTGGCTATTGTGTACGGGATTGTGCAGCAACATAACGGATATATCAATTTCTGCAGCGAACCGGGCAAGGGCACGACATTCAAGGTCTATCTGCCACTTGTTCATCATGAGTCGTCTGAAGTCAAAGAGGCTGATACAGAGGCGAGCCCGCGCGGGACCGAAACCATATTGCTTGCTGACGATGATCCGAATGTAAGAAAACTTACGAAAGATATGCTTGAGCATTTCGGATATGCAGTATTGGAAGCACAGGACGGGGCAGAGGCGGTAAGGCAGTTCAGCGCAAACCGGGAAAGGATCGACCTTCTGCTTTTTGACGTTATTATGCCGAAAAAGAGTGGGAAGGAGGCATGGGATGAGATAAGGCAGATACGGTCTGATGTTAAGGTGCTGTTTGTGAGCGGGTACCCTGACAATATAATCCGGAAAAAAGGGATTGCGGAAGATCCTCATCTTTATTTTATGCAGAAACCGGTTATGATGAAAAGATTTCTGAAAACAATACGGGAGATTCTGGACAGGAAAGAGTGA
- a CDS encoding winged helix-turn-helix transcriptional regulator, producing the protein MLVKVDENPTRQNIMTLLKKNGGMTIEDLSKKISITPMGIRQHLLSLEKKGLVSYTAKKHGIGRPGFVYMLTESADELFPKMYDRFALDILKEIKKYDGQEKINKIFGWRRDKVLRQKKEALSGLSGIDENVQGLKNLLVSEGFLADLSKEGDNYILRAYNCPIKKVAAEFNEICLEELQLFRELLNRNVSMEQCMGQGSPSCVFSIPSA; encoded by the coding sequence ATGCTTGTTAAAGTTGATGAAAATCCGACGCGGCAGAATATCATGACGCTCCTGAAAAAAAATGGCGGCATGACCATTGAAGACCTGAGCAAGAAGATCAGCATAACTCCCATGGGTATCAGGCAGCATCTTCTTTCGCTCGAAAAAAAGGGTCTTGTCAGCTATACCGCAAAAAAGCATGGCATTGGAAGGCCAGGCTTTGTCTATATGCTCACTGAATCTGCCGATGAACTTTTCCCGAAAATGTACGACAGGTTTGCACTCGATATTCTAAAGGAAATTAAGAAATACGATGGGCAGGAAAAAATAAATAAAATTTTCGGCTGGCGGCGTGACAAAGTTCTCAGACAGAAAAAAGAAGCGCTTTCCGGCCTCAGCGGAATTGATGAGAACGTGCAGGGCCTGAAAAATCTTCTCGTGTCAGAGGGATTTCTTGCTGATCTCTCAAAAGAGGGCGACAATTATATTCTCAGGGCCTACAACTGCCCTATCAAAAAAGTGGCAGCTGAGTTCAATGAGATCTGTCTGGAAGAACTTCAACTCTTCAGGGAACTCCTGAACCGCAATGTATCTATGGAACAGTGCATGGGCCAGGGAAGCCCGTCCTGCGTCTTTTCAATCCCCAGCGCTTAA
- a CDS encoding methionine adenosyltransferase, translated as MPKKDYFFTSESVTEGHPDKIADQISDSVLDAIIAQDPVARVACETLVTTGLAFVAGEISTSCYVHIPDIVRETIKNIGYTRAKYGFDYETCSVITSIDQQSGDIAMGVDTGGAGDQGLMFGFACNETPELMPMPIMLAHKIAMKLSEVRKQDILGYLRPDGKSQVTIEYKDGKPFRIDTIVVSSQHSPDVHMKEMREDIIEKVIKPVVPHELLDEETVKYYINPTGRFVVGGPMGDTGLTGRKIIVDSYGGVGSHGGGAFSGKDPTKVDRSGAYISRYIAKNIVAAGIADRVEVQLAYAIGVPEPVSILVDTHETGKIEEEKIAQLIRKNFNLTPKGIIDHLQLRRPIYKKTAAYGHFGKNDPDFTWENTDKAAELKKEAGL; from the coding sequence ATGCCCAAAAAAGACTATTTCTTTACATCAGAATCAGTAACTGAAGGTCATCCGGACAAGATAGCTGACCAGATATCGGATTCTGTCCTTGATGCGATCATTGCGCAGGACCCGGTAGCCAGGGTTGCGTGCGAGACTCTGGTAACTACCGGCCTTGCCTTTGTTGCCGGCGAGATATCGACCTCCTGCTATGTGCATATCCCGGACATTGTCAGGGAGACGATAAAGAATATCGGTTATACACGCGCAAAATACGGCTTTGACTACGAAACCTGTTCGGTCATCACTTCCATTGACCAGCAGTCAGGCGACATTGCGATGGGTGTTGACACCGGCGGCGCAGGAGACCAGGGACTTATGTTCGGCTTTGCCTGCAACGAGACGCCTGAGCTGATGCCGATGCCGATCATGCTTGCACACAAGATCGCGATGAAGCTCTCTGAAGTGAGAAAGCAGGACATCCTTGGCTATCTCAGGCCTGACGGCAAGTCACAGGTGACCATTGAGTATAAGGACGGCAAGCCGTTCCGCATTGACACTATTGTGGTTTCTTCCCAGCACAGCCCTGATGTGCATATGAAAGAGATGCGTGAGGACATCATCGAAAAGGTCATCAAGCCTGTTGTGCCGCATGAACTGCTTGATGAAGAGACCGTGAAATACTATATCAACCCGACCGGCCGTTTTGTTGTGGGAGGCCCGATGGGCGACACCGGTCTGACCGGAAGAAAGATCATTGTTGACAGCTACGGCGGCGTCGGAAGCCATGGCGGCGGGGCATTCTCCGGCAAGGATCCCACGAAGGTCGACCGTTCAGGCGCATATATCTCCCGGTACATCGCAAAGAATATTGTCGCGGCCGGTATTGCAGACCGCGTAGAAGTGCAGCTTGCCTATGCCATCGGCGTGCCTGAGCCGGTCTCGATCCTTGTTGATACCCATGAGACAGGCAAGATCGAAGAAGAGAAGATCGCGCAGCTCATCCGCAAGAACTTCAACCTTACGCCTAAGGGGATCATCGATCATCTTCAGTTGAGAAGGCCGATCTATAAGAAGACCGCAGCATACGGCCACTTCGGCAAGAACGATCCTGATTTCACCTGGGAAAATACTGACAAGGCAGCGGAGCTGAAGAAAGAAGCAGGACTGTAG
- a CDS encoding MOSC domain-containing protein codes for MQAKVVSINISEKKGMRKKPVEAAVLRTDFGIEGDAHASSQWHRQVSLLARESIKKMQDKGLDVKAGDFAENITTEGIDLVSLPIGTRLQIGQDIIAEVSQIGKECHTRCAIYYQAGDCVMPKEGIFIKVIKGGTVRNGDNVTIIAKPSGS; via the coding sequence ATGCAAGCCAAAGTAGTATCTATTAATATCAGCGAGAAGAAAGGGATGCGGAAGAAGCCTGTTGAAGCGGCGGTGCTCCGCACGGATTTCGGTATTGAGGGAGATGCCCACGCCTCCTCGCAATGGCACCGGCAGGTCAGTCTCCTCGCACGCGAAAGCATAAAGAAGATGCAGGACAAGGGCCTGGATGTGAAGGCTGGAGACTTTGCGGAGAATATCACCACCGAAGGCATTGACCTTGTTTCCCTGCCTATAGGAACACGCCTGCAGATTGGGCAGGATATTATCGCCGAGGTGAGCCAGATCGGTAAGGAATGTCATACCCGCTGTGCAATCTACTATCAGGCAGGAGACTGTGTCATGCCGAAAGAGGGCATTTTTATCAAGGTCATCAAAGGCGGTACAGTCAGAAATGGTGACAATGTCACTATCATAGCAAAGCCTTCCGGATCATGA
- a CDS encoding leucine--tRNA ligase has product MEERYDPLTIEPKWQQYWEERNLFRTDQDDSRKKFYCLEMFPYPSGKIHMGHVRNYAIGDVIARYKRMQGYNVLHPMGWDSFGMPAENAAIKHNVHPSQWTYENISYMKGQLKKLGLSYDWSREVATCSPEYYRWNQWFFIKMLEKGLAYRKSSYVNWCHSCATVLANEQVIDTKCWRCDSVVVQKKLEQWFLRITNYAEELLSGCDSLSGWPEKVVLMQKNWIGKSHGAEVDFSVEGIDQNIRIFTTRPDTLFGATFLCLSPGHPLAEKLVADKDALEQVRSQYGKVDEKVGLFTGAYCINPMNNEKIPVYIANFVLMEYGTGAIMSVPAHDQRDFEFAEKYGLPVRQVIGRPQEVGSQGLKEAYEDEGILLDSGQFSGLHSADAKQKIAGYLEEKGLGKKVINYKLRDWGISRQRYWGTPIPVIYCDNCGIVPVPEKDLPVILPEDVKFTGTGGSPLQESDAFLQTACPKCGGKARRETDTMDTFVDSSWYFVAYCLKEGNGNLGFGIGEKNSALTDPQLSNSNPLQYWMPVDQYVGGVEHAVLHLLYSRFFTRVIRDLGIIDVSEPFVNLLTQGMVIKDGAKMSKSKGNVIDPDYLINRYGSDTSRLFSLFAAPPEKDLDWSDKGVDGAYRFLNRVWSVARKHADALKKAAAGSAELSETARAVLRKTHQTIRKVTADIEKDYHFNTAIAAMMELVNELVGFEPGNEKELQAYTFAVENLLLLLSPFTPHIVEELWAQMDHKKNASEMPWPVWDEEIAKDEEIELVIQINGKLRGKLMIPAGLPDDDVKERALKDSKVGEFIGGQAIKKVIVIKGRLVNIVVGG; this is encoded by the coding sequence GTGGAAGAGAGATACGATCCATTAACTATCGAACCAAAATGGCAGCAGTACTGGGAAGAGAGAAATCTTTTCAGAACTGACCAGGATGACTCGCGCAAAAAATTCTACTGTCTGGAAATGTTCCCTTATCCCTCCGGAAAGATCCATATGGGCCATGTGCGCAACTACGCCATCGGCGATGTGATTGCCCGATATAAAAGGATGCAGGGGTATAATGTCCTTCATCCCATGGGATGGGACTCCTTTGGCATGCCGGCTGAGAATGCTGCGATCAAGCATAATGTCCACCCTTCGCAGTGGACGTATGAGAACATCAGTTATATGAAAGGCCAGCTCAAGAAGCTCGGTCTGAGCTATGACTGGTCCAGGGAAGTGGCAACCTGCAGCCCTGAATATTACCGGTGGAACCAGTGGTTTTTCATCAAAATGCTCGAAAAAGGACTTGCCTATAGAAAGTCCTCATACGTGAACTGGTGCCATTCCTGTGCAACCGTTCTTGCCAACGAGCAGGTGATTGATACGAAATGCTGGCGCTGCGACAGCGTTGTGGTGCAGAAGAAGCTTGAACAGTGGTTTCTGCGGATAACCAACTATGCGGAAGAACTTCTGAGCGGCTGTGATTCCCTGTCTGGCTGGCCTGAGAAGGTCGTGCTTATGCAGAAGAACTGGATCGGCAAGAGCCATGGCGCTGAGGTAGATTTCAGTGTTGAGGGGATCGACCAGAATATAAGAATATTCACCACGAGACCAGATACGCTTTTTGGCGCGACCTTTCTCTGCCTTTCTCCCGGGCATCCGCTTGCTGAGAAGCTTGTTGCCGATAAAGACGCGCTTGAGCAGGTGAGATCTCAATACGGCAAGGTCGACGAAAAGGTTGGTCTTTTCACCGGGGCATACTGTATCAATCCGATGAATAATGAAAAGATCCCTGTCTATATTGCGAATTTTGTTTTGATGGAATACGGCACCGGCGCGATCATGTCGGTTCCTGCCCATGATCAGCGCGATTTTGAATTCGCAGAAAAATACGGACTCCCGGTGAGACAGGTCATAGGAAGGCCGCAGGAAGTCGGGAGCCAGGGATTAAAAGAAGCTTATGAAGACGAGGGAATTCTTCTTGATTCAGGGCAGTTCAGCGGCCTCCATAGCGCTGATGCAAAACAGAAGATCGCCGGTTATCTCGAAGAAAAGGGCCTTGGCAAGAAGGTTATTAACTACAAACTGCGTGACTGGGGTATATCGCGGCAGCGGTACTGGGGAACACCTATTCCGGTGATCTACTGCGACAACTGCGGGATTGTGCCTGTACCCGAGAAGGACCTGCCGGTGATACTGCCCGAAGATGTGAAATTTACCGGCACCGGCGGTTCTCCGCTTCAGGAATCGGACGCGTTTCTTCAGACTGCCTGTCCGAAGTGCGGTGGAAAAGCACGGCGCGAGACAGATACCATGGACACCTTTGTGGACTCTTCCTGGTATTTTGTCGCCTATTGTTTAAAGGAAGGGAATGGGAATTTGGGATTTGGGATTGGCGAAAAAAACAGTGCACTGACTGACCCCCAACTCTCAAACTCCAACCCCCTGCAATACTGGATGCCTGTGGACCAGTATGTCGGCGGCGTTGAGCATGCCGTTCTTCATCTTCTCTATTCGCGGTTCTTTACCCGTGTGATCCGCGATCTCGGCATTATTGATGTTAGCGAGCCCTTCGTAAACCTGCTGACACAGGGCATGGTCATCAAGGACGGCGCAAAGATGTCCAAATCAAAGGGCAATGTAATTGATCCTGACTATCTCATAAACCGATACGGCTCTGATACGTCGAGGCTCTTCTCCCTTTTTGCCGCTCCGCCCGAAAAAGACCTTGACTGGTCTGACAAGGGCGTTGATGGAGCCTATCGTTTTCTGAACAGGGTCTGGTCAGTTGCCCGGAAGCATGCCGATGCATTGAAGAAGGCTGCTGCCGGTTCAGCCGAACTCTCGGAGACCGCAAGAGCAGTTCTTAGAAAGACGCACCAGACGATCAGGAAAGTTACCGCAGATATTGAAAAAGATTATCATTTTAATACCGCAATTGCTGCGATGATGGAACTGGTGAACGAACTGGTAGGCTTCGAGCCCGGCAATGAAAAGGAGCTGCAGGCATACACGTTTGCGGTCGAAAATCTTCTCCTGCTTCTGTCTCCCTTTACCCCGCATATTGTTGAGGAGCTCTGGGCCCAGATGGACCATAAGAAAAACGCCTCGGAAATGCCCTGGCCGGTCTGGGATGAGGAGATCGCAAAAGATGAGGAGATCGAGCTTGTGATCCAGATCAATGGCAAGCTGAGGGGCAAGCTTATGATTCCTGCCGGACTGCCGGACGATGATGTAAAAGAGCGAGCGCTCAAGGACAGTAAGGTTGGCGAGTTTATCGGCGGACAGGCCATTAAAAAGGTTATTGTGATTAAGGGCCGTCTTGTAAATATCGTTGTGGGGGGATGA
- a CDS encoding HAMP domain-containing protein, which translates to MKLTLRKKFGLFIVLFLIVVGMLIYVLNAPYREMKSLMSDVRYDIVQIMEAEKFVRTIYEQQHEVAKLVLNGRDRSGRKEFDLLSRHAGEILGRWQTAFLSAEFTPEKRGQLNGRLNKVTETSRRIQDLSKSAVEFAETGNAPAAVRVMDMIDGSIRQELLPHADAIIKELETEVKEDLPLLFSSLQQTAVIPLLKTDIHLRDMSHELEHALQIQKISRFFSSQYLDILHVFAGSSYRFDRSQFEDFRKKIRGMLDDWTQESPDGQEEEKKKEDQREIAAIRSMVPLFDRMEKTGEAAMNRSAIKNRNGDMVSLRTELNEIDRLLSGQFDSLVVNEEHEIRKSIDAVVRVVDRGKNTIFMISVLIAAIGMLTLWFLFRNMVFPVIQLRDAALKIGKGDFTSEIRVAASDEIGDLAKSFDSMRQDLNASVNSLKDEIIVRRRAEAEKEDVIRELTNALSHIKTLNGLLPICSSCKKIRDDKGYWTQVESYVSEHTDAEFTHGYCPECAATVREEINRLKRSQ; encoded by the coding sequence ATGAAACTCACACTCAGAAAAAAATTCGGCCTCTTCATTGTGCTTTTCCTGATCGTTGTGGGAATGTTGATTTATGTCCTTAATGCTCCATACCGGGAGATGAAGTCCCTTATGAGTGATGTGAGATACGACATTGTTCAGATAATGGAGGCGGAAAAATTTGTCAGAACCATCTACGAGCAGCAGCATGAAGTAGCAAAGCTTGTTCTAAACGGCAGGGATAGATCAGGCCGAAAGGAGTTTGATCTGCTCAGCAGACATGCAGGAGAAATCCTTGGCAGATGGCAGACAGCCTTTCTTTCTGCAGAGTTTACCCCGGAAAAGAGAGGGCAGCTGAACGGTCGTCTCAATAAGGTGACAGAGACCTCAAGACGGATACAGGACCTGTCAAAAAGCGCGGTGGAATTCGCCGAAACAGGGAATGCACCTGCAGCTGTCAGGGTGATGGACATGATAGACGGCAGTATCAGACAGGAGCTCCTGCCCCATGCAGATGCCATAATTAAGGAGCTTGAGACAGAAGTCAAAGAAGATCTTCCTCTGCTCTTCAGCAGTCTTCAGCAGACCGCGGTAATTCCTCTTCTCAAGACTGATATCCATCTCAGGGATATGTCCCATGAGCTTGAGCATGCGCTCCAGATCCAGAAAATTTCGAGGTTCTTCTCCAGTCAGTATCTGGACATCCTTCATGTCTTTGCCGGGAGCTCATACCGGTTCGATAGAAGCCAGTTCGAAGATTTCAGAAAAAAAATCCGCGGGATGCTTGACGATTGGACGCAGGAATCACCCGACGGACAGGAAGAGGAGAAGAAAAAGGAGGACCAGCGGGAGATAGCCGCAATTCGCAGTATGGTACCTCTTTTTGACCGGATGGAAAAGACAGGCGAGGCTGCAATGAATCGGTCTGCAATTAAGAACAGAAACGGTGATATGGTCAGTTTGCGCACTGAACTGAATGAAATAGACCGCCTGCTTTCAGGTCAGTTTGACTCGCTGGTAGTCAATGAAGAGCATGAGATCAGGAAGAGTATTGATGCCGTTGTCAGGGTTGTCGACAGGGGGAAAAATACGATATTCATGATCAGTGTGCTGATCGCTGCTATCGGAATGCTGACTTTATGGTTTCTCTTCAGAAATATGGTCTTTCCTGTTATACAGCTGCGCGATGCTGCCCTGAAGATCGGGAAAGGCGATTTTACCTCTGAAATCAGGGTGGCGGCCAGTGATGAGATCGGCGACCTTGCGAAATCGTTCGACAGCATGCGGCAGGACCTCAACGCCTCGGTAAACAGCCTTAAGGATGAAATTATCGTCCGCAGGCGTGCAGAGGCCGAGAAGGAAGATGTTATCAGGGAACTTACGAATGCCCTGAGTCACATTAAGACCCTGAACGGTCTTCTGCCCATATGCTCCTCCTGCAAGAAGATCCGTGATGATAAAGGATACTGGACACAGGTCGAGTCTTATGTCTCTGAGCACACGGACGCTGAGTTTACCCATGGGTACTGCCCTGAATGTGCCGCAACGGTCCGGGAAGAGATCAATCGGCTGAAAAGGTCTCAATAG
- a CDS encoding cytochrome c biogenesis protein CcdA → MQMKDVSFSLAFAAGVLSFLSPCVLPLVPSYITFITGVSFEDLKEGTDRKRIRFLTITNSLAFIAGFSLIFIALGASSSMIGGFLLHYQDWIRIIGGVVVIFFGFFVSGIIRLDFLTRERKFHLSGKPAGYVGTFLVGMTFAAAWTPCIGPILGTILLYAGSKGSAAYGFKLLSVYSLGLALPFFVSSLMFNSFLSYSARIRKYMRVIMLISGIVLIAFGVLLLTNNVRQLTTFFPDLGINF, encoded by the coding sequence GTGCAGATGAAGGATGTCTCTTTTTCCCTTGCATTTGCTGCGGGTGTCCTATCTTTTCTCTCTCCCTGCGTGCTTCCCCTTGTTCCGTCTTATATCACCTTCATCACCGGTGTCTCATTCGAAGACCTGAAAGAGGGAACTGACCGCAAGCGCATCCGGTTTCTGACGATAACGAATTCGCTTGCCTTTATCGCAGGTTTTTCCCTGATTTTTATAGCACTTGGGGCATCGTCTTCGATGATCGGCGGGTTCCTCTTACATTACCAGGACTGGATAAGGATTATCGGCGGGGTGGTGGTCATCTTTTTTGGTTTTTTTGTCTCAGGCATTATCAGACTGGATTTCCTGACCCGGGAACGGAAATTTCATCTGTCCGGAAAACCTGCCGGGTACGTGGGAACTTTTCTGGTCGGCATGACCTTTGCCGCTGCCTGGACCCCCTGCATAGGCCCGATCCTTGGTACGATCCTGCTTTATGCCGGTTCAAAGGGGTCTGCTGCATATGGCTTCAAACTGCTTTCGGTTTATTCTCTTGGCCTTGCCCTGCCATTTTTCGTCTCTTCTCTTATGTTTAACTCGTTCCTGAGCTATTCTGCCAGGATCCGAAAATATATGAGGGTCATTATGCTGATCAGCGGCATTGTACTTATTGCCTTTGGCGTTTTGCTCCTAACCAATAACGTCCGTCAGCTCACAACGTTTTTCCCGGACCTCGGCATAAACTTCTAG